In one window of Bradyrhizobium sp. AZCC 1721 DNA:
- the tyrS gene encoding tyrosine--tRNA ligase produces the protein MTKFKSDFLNILQERGFIHQCSDFEGLDALAAKGQATAYVGYDCTAPSLHIGNYLTMMMLHWLQQSGNKPITLMGGGTTMVGDPSGKDETRAIRSIEEIEANKASIRGVFAKVLRYGDGPSDAIMLDNAEWLTKLNWIEMLRDIGRHFSVNRMLTMDSVRLRLEREQEMSFIEFNYMVCQAYDFVELARRTGCRLQMGGSDQWGNIVNGVDLGRRMGTPQLFALTTPLLTTASGAKMGKTAQGAVWLNADQFSPYDFWQYWRNVEDADVVKFLKLFTTLPMSEIEKLAALQGGEINEAKKVLATEATALLHGRDAANTAAETARQTFEQGAIAENLPTVEVSRGELEAGAAVLGLFVKAGLVTSNGEARRQIKGGGLRVNDAAVTDDKMVLTPSNLTPEGVIKLSMGKKKHVLLKPA, from the coding sequence ATGACCAAATTTAAATCAGATTTTCTGAACATTTTGCAGGAGCGCGGCTTCATCCACCAATGCTCCGATTTCGAGGGCCTCGACGCGCTGGCCGCCAAGGGCCAGGCGACCGCCTATGTCGGCTACGACTGCACCGCGCCGTCGCTCCATATCGGCAATTACCTCACCATGATGATGCTGCACTGGCTGCAGCAGAGCGGCAACAAGCCGATCACCCTGATGGGCGGCGGCACCACCATGGTCGGCGACCCCTCCGGCAAGGACGAAACGCGCGCGATCCGCTCGATCGAGGAAATCGAGGCCAACAAGGCCTCGATCCGTGGCGTGTTCGCGAAGGTGCTGCGGTACGGCGACGGCCCGAGCGATGCGATCATGCTCGATAATGCCGAATGGCTGACGAAACTGAACTGGATCGAGATGCTGCGCGACATCGGCCGGCATTTCTCGGTCAACCGCATGCTGACGATGGATTCGGTCAGGCTCCGGCTCGAGCGCGAGCAGGAGATGAGTTTCATCGAGTTCAACTACATGGTCTGCCAGGCCTATGACTTCGTCGAGCTTGCGCGGCGCACCGGCTGCCGGCTGCAGATGGGCGGCTCCGATCAATGGGGCAACATCGTCAACGGCGTCGATCTCGGCCGCCGCATGGGCACGCCGCAATTGTTCGCGCTGACCACGCCGCTGCTCACGACCGCGTCGGGCGCCAAGATGGGCAAGACCGCGCAGGGCGCGGTGTGGCTCAACGCCGACCAGTTCTCGCCCTACGACTTCTGGCAATACTGGCGCAACGTCGAGGACGCCGACGTCGTGAAATTTCTAAAGCTGTTCACGACCCTGCCGATGAGCGAGATCGAGAAACTCGCGGCATTGCAGGGCGGCGAAATCAACGAAGCCAAGAAGGTTCTGGCGACGGAGGCGACCGCGCTGTTGCATGGCCGCGACGCTGCGAACACCGCCGCCGAAACCGCCCGGCAAACGTTCGAGCAAGGCGCGATCGCGGAGAACCTACCGACTGTGGAAGTCTCGCGCGGCGAACTCGAGGCCGGCGCGGCCGTGCTGGGGCTGTTCGTGAAAGCGGGTCTCGTGACCTCGAATGGCGAGGCACGGCGCCAGATCAAGGGCGGTGGCTTGCGCGTCAATGATGCCGCCGTGACCGACGACAAGATGGTGCTCACACCGTCCAACCTCACCCCGGAAGGCGTCATCAAACTTTCCATGGGGAAGAAAAAGCACGTCCTGCTCAAGCCGGCCTAG